From the Pseudomonadota bacterium genome, one window contains:
- a CDS encoding metalloregulator ArsR/SmtB family transcription factor has product MNQIDNLLQILRAVAEKTRLRLLLLCREGELSVSELMQITGQSQPRISRHLRVLVDAGLLTRFREGTHAYYRLSESGKWPELLQTLVTSVPFDDHLISKDVTRLNDVKRDRASKAIEFFNRNAGQWDAIRALHIDDSQVEYAFEALWPQKSVHRFLDIGTGTGRILEMVAHKVEAGIGIDMSRDMLAVARVNLERAGIKNCHVRHGNMNGLAFRDESFDLITFHLVLHYAESPGHALREAARVLRAGGSIVVIDFTTHQQADLAEERGHKWLGFADEEMLTWQEEAGLERRSAVTLSGSSLKIKLWPAVKSVAKQERIYS; this is encoded by the coding sequence ATGAATCAAATAGATAACTTATTACAAATTTTGAGAGCGGTGGCCGAAAAAACGCGCCTTCGGCTTTTACTGCTCTGTCGCGAGGGCGAATTGTCGGTAAGTGAACTAATGCAAATTACGGGGCAAAGCCAGCCTAGAATATCTAGGCACCTCAGGGTGCTAGTCGACGCGGGCCTTCTGACTCGGTTTCGGGAGGGCACCCACGCCTATTACCGGCTTTCGGAATCTGGCAAATGGCCCGAGTTACTGCAAACTTTGGTGACCTCAGTGCCTTTTGATGACCATCTTATTTCTAAGGATGTTACGCGTCTTAATGACGTGAAAAGGGACCGAGCTTCAAAAGCTATAGAATTTTTTAATCGTAATGCCGGTCAATGGGATGCAATACGTGCATTACACATAGACGACAGTCAGGTTGAGTACGCGTTTGAGGCCTTGTGGCCCCAAAAATCAGTCCACCGGTTTCTAGACATTGGAACGGGCACTGGTAGAATCCTTGAAATGGTCGCCCACAAAGTGGAGGCAGGTATTGGCATCGACATGTCGCGAGACATGTTGGCCGTTGCGAGAGTGAATTTGGAGCGCGCGGGAATTAAAAACTGCCACGTCCGTCATGGAAATATGAATGGCCTTGCATTCAGAGATGAAAGTTTTGATCTTATAACGTTTCACCTAGTGCTTCATTATGCAGAAAGTCCGGGTCACGCATTGCGTGAGGCTGCGAGAGTACTGCGGGCAGGTGGCAGCATAGTTGTAATTGATTTTACAACACACCAACAGGCCGATTTGGCTGAGGAGCGGGGGCACAAATGGCTAGGCTTTGCAGATGAGGAAATGCTCACTTGGCAAGAAGAGGCCGGACTTGAGCGTCGGTCTGCGGTTACGCTTTCCGGGAGCTCATTGAAAATTAAGTTGTGGCCAGCAGTGAAAAGTGTTGCCAAGCAGGAAAGGATTTATTCATGA